A single region of the Streptomyces sp. NBC_00236 genome encodes:
- a CDS encoding helix-turn-helix transcriptional regulator: protein MTMITKEVTPPVTGGGRSRGPSVPEQRTEGTQAASPGGRVSVAVYAEDLILQTGMVHQLRMRPEIELIPEEEADRAQVSLVVVDMVNEPTVQLLHRLQRNTATRTGLVVGFFETGALQTLIEYGVAAVLRRGEADQDRLVHLVTAIAKGEGVLPGDLLGKLLDHVSSLHRTVLDPRGLSLSTLTAREAEMIRLVSEGYGTAEIAQKTSYSERTVKNVLHEVAARLELRNRAHAVGYAMRHGLI, encoded by the coding sequence ATGACCATGATCACGAAAGAAGTGACGCCGCCCGTGACGGGGGGCGGCCGCAGCCGCGGCCCCTCCGTGCCGGAGCAACGCACGGAGGGCACGCAGGCGGCGTCACCGGGGGGCCGGGTCTCCGTGGCCGTGTACGCGGAGGACCTGATCCTGCAGACCGGCATGGTGCACCAGTTGCGCATGCGGCCGGAGATAGAGCTGATACCGGAAGAGGAGGCCGACCGGGCGCAGGTCTCCTTAGTAGTGGTGGACATGGTGAACGAGCCCACCGTCCAGCTCCTGCACCGCCTCCAGCGCAACACCGCCACCCGCACCGGGCTCGTCGTCGGCTTCTTCGAGACGGGGGCGCTGCAGACCCTGATCGAGTACGGGGTCGCCGCCGTGCTGAGGCGTGGCGAGGCCGACCAGGACCGTCTCGTCCATCTGGTCACGGCGATCGCGAAGGGCGAAGGAGTGCTGCCGGGCGACCTGCTCGGGAAACTCCTCGACCACGTCAGCAGCCTTCACCGCACGGTCCTGGACCCCCGGGGGCTCTCGCTCTCCACCCTCACCGCGCGGGAGGCGGAGATGATCAGGCTGGTGTCGGAGGGCTACGGCACCGCGGAGATCGCGCAGAAGACCTCGTACTCCGAACGGACCGTCAAGAACGTGCTCCACGAGGTGGCGGCCCGGCTGGAACTGCGCAACCGGGCCCACGCGGTGGGCTACGCCATGCGGCACGGCCTCATCTGA
- a CDS encoding eCIS core domain-containing protein, whose translation MRTHNPGKSPAAGEARGPVRPAVTAPATSAASPPSPVRLALLRGAGNADVVQMLRQAGHSGTYAAEPAPQVAGEGHEQPGQAAVQRSAVPDVLRSGGRPLDEATRTDMESRLGADFSTVRIHDDATARRSAAEIGARAYTSGDHVVIGDGGGDRHTLAHELTHVIQQRLGPVAGTDNGSGLRVSDPADRFEREAEANARRALSGRAAVRQTSGPDTAQRSARTGAVQRVVQDPENIQDLWTHRYWQEQAGNSAAVAPKASGSKRELPTILRDVAKKLLRDLRNAGPQEKELRLFRTMTVEEADAIMEWKGAGKHAGTEAWLEGDRNQGASATQNFHADKNVADSSVGAMPVKKHLGDMDQAYEYYRRNHEQHYEMGARAGNGRLVDGPPTRVLEFTLKPGAHRHLFTPEHMALAGNTGAPEALRRIHGENSQFETGSGGEGNLTGRIGMKLESHGDFSLSLGSETEATQLLFQLFVKDVQDVTKRASHRWNNETDHY comes from the coding sequence ATGCGTACGCACAACCCCGGCAAGTCGCCCGCCGCCGGTGAGGCGCGCGGTCCGGTACGCCCGGCCGTCACGGCTCCGGCGACGAGTGCCGCGAGCCCGCCCTCCCCCGTGCGGCTCGCCCTGCTGCGCGGCGCCGGCAACGCCGACGTCGTCCAGATGCTGCGGCAGGCGGGACACTCCGGTACGTACGCCGCCGAGCCGGCTCCGCAGGTCGCCGGCGAAGGTCACGAGCAGCCGGGGCAGGCTGCGGTGCAGCGTTCCGCCGTGCCCGATGTGCTGCGCTCCGGCGGACGGCCGCTGGACGAGGCCACCCGCACCGACATGGAGTCCCGCCTGGGCGCGGACTTCTCCACGGTCCGCATCCACGACGACGCCACCGCCCGGCGCTCGGCCGCCGAGATCGGGGCCCGCGCCTACACCTCCGGCGATCACGTCGTGATCGGCGACGGCGGAGGCGACCGGCACACCCTCGCCCACGAGCTCACCCACGTCATCCAGCAGCGCCTGGGCCCGGTGGCCGGGACGGACAACGGGAGCGGGCTGCGGGTGTCCGACCCCGCCGACCGCTTCGAGCGCGAGGCCGAGGCGAACGCGCGCCGTGCCCTCTCCGGCCGGGCCGCCGTCCGGCAGACGTCCGGACCGGACACGGCACAGCGCTCCGCGCGGACCGGGGCCGTACAGCGCGTCGTCCAGGACCCGGAGAACATCCAGGACCTCTGGACCCACAGGTACTGGCAGGAGCAGGCCGGGAACAGCGCCGCCGTGGCTCCCAAGGCGTCGGGGTCGAAGCGGGAACTCCCCACGATCCTCAGGGACGTGGCGAAGAAGCTCCTCAGGGATCTGCGCAACGCGGGCCCGCAGGAGAAGGAGCTGCGGCTCTTCCGGACGATGACCGTCGAGGAGGCTGACGCGATCATGGAATGGAAGGGCGCCGGCAAGCACGCAGGCACCGAGGCGTGGCTGGAGGGCGACAGGAACCAGGGCGCGTCGGCCACCCAGAACTTCCACGCGGACAAGAACGTTGCGGATTCCAGCGTCGGAGCCATGCCGGTCAAGAAGCACCTCGGTGACATGGACCAGGCGTACGAGTACTACAGGCGCAACCACGAGCAGCACTACGAGATGGGGGCGAGGGCCGGCAACGGCCGGCTCGTCGACGGCCCGCCGACCCGCGTACTCGAGTTCACGCTCAAGCCCGGCGCCCACCGGCACCTGTTCACACCGGAGCACATGGCCCTGGCCGGGAACACCGGCGCACCCGAGGCCCTGCGCAGGATCCACGGCGAGAACAGCCAGTTCGAGACGGGCTCGGGCGGCGAGGGCAACCTCACCGGGCGCATCGGCATGAAGCTCGAGAGCCACGGCGACTTCAGTCTCAGTCTCGGATCGGAGACCGAGG
- a CDS encoding COG1470 family protein: MSTVTVSPGAEATTTLTVRNDGDIVEAYTLEVVGDCAAWATVEPARVSLYPGTSETVTVRLAPPRSHEVKAGEVPLGVRVLPAEHPESVAVPEATVVVEPFRELRTRLEPGRRRGWLGARFRASVQNRGNAPVDVVFTAKQEGEELRLAFTPERLSLKPGESAESGLRVRARKLIWFGAPTTWPFEVRVAESEGAEAEADRPGRPEPLPGEFAQLPLLPKWLLIVLAALLALLVAWFALVRPAVRSTAKEAAAAAAQEENKARPQGGATTGGTTGGGDPAGGQGQEKGASAGTGTDGTGGAGTGGSGSTGGGGADAQQSSQTIDVQTEAGAERDGTYPVPVGKVFGVTDIVVANFQGDEGVLTISFGERKITTIALETFRNQDYHWVTPIRIQQNDKVTVSVTCSKPGTPATGKQASKCHQVLNVSGVLSDFTP; this comes from the coding sequence ATATCCACGGTGACGGTGTCGCCGGGCGCCGAAGCGACGACCACGCTGACCGTGCGCAACGACGGCGACATCGTCGAGGCGTACACCCTCGAAGTGGTCGGCGACTGCGCGGCGTGGGCCACGGTCGAACCGGCGCGGGTCTCCCTCTACCCGGGCACCTCCGAGACCGTGACGGTGCGGCTCGCGCCGCCCCGGTCCCACGAGGTCAAGGCGGGCGAAGTACCCCTGGGCGTACGCGTCCTGCCGGCGGAGCACCCCGAATCGGTGGCCGTGCCCGAGGCGACGGTGGTCGTCGAGCCGTTCCGTGAACTGCGGACGCGACTGGAGCCGGGCCGGCGCAGGGGCTGGCTGGGTGCCCGGTTCCGGGCCTCGGTGCAGAACCGTGGGAACGCTCCCGTGGACGTCGTGTTCACCGCGAAGCAGGAGGGGGAGGAGCTCCGCCTCGCCTTCACACCGGAGCGCCTGAGCCTGAAGCCGGGCGAGTCCGCCGAGTCGGGCCTGCGGGTGCGGGCCCGGAAACTGATCTGGTTCGGCGCCCCCACCACCTGGCCGTTCGAGGTCCGGGTGGCGGAGAGCGAGGGGGCGGAGGCGGAGGCCGACCGGCCCGGCCGGCCGGAGCCCCTGCCCGGTGAGTTCGCGCAACTTCCGCTGCTTCCGAAGTGGTTGCTGATCGTCCTGGCGGCCCTGCTCGCGCTGCTGGTCGCGTGGTTCGCGCTGGTGCGCCCCGCCGTCCGCAGCACCGCGAAGGAGGCGGCCGCCGCGGCGGCCCAGGAGGAGAACAAGGCCCGGCCGCAGGGCGGTGCGACGACCGGTGGCACCACGGGCGGCGGCGATCCGGCCGGAGGGCAGGGCCAGGAGAAGGGGGCGAGCGCCGGAACAGGGACGGACGGTACCGGCGGTGCCGGTACGGGCGGTTCGGGTTCGACGGGCGGCGGCGGGGCGGACGCCCAGCAGAGCTCGCAGACCATCGACGTGCAGACGGAGGCCGGTGCCGAGAGGGACGGGACCTATCCGGTCCCGGTAGGAAAGGTCTTCGGCGTCACCGACATCGTGGTGGCGAACTTCCAGGGAGACGAAGGGGTGCTGACCATCTCCTTCGGCGAGCGGAAGATCACCACCATTGCGCTGGAGACGTTCCGCAACCAGGACTATCACTGGGTCACCCCCATTCGGATACAACAGAATGACAAGGTCACCGTTTCCGTGACCTGTTCCAAACCCGGGACTCCGGCGACCGGTAAGCAGGCCTCCAAGTGCCACCAAGTACTCAATGTCAGTGGTGTGCTGAGCGATTTCACGCCGTAG